The proteins below come from a single Triticum aestivum cultivar Chinese Spring chromosome 5D, IWGSC CS RefSeq v2.1, whole genome shotgun sequence genomic window:
- the LOC123123607 gene encoding elongation factor 2, whose translation MVKFTAEELRGIMDKKNNIRNMSVIAHVDHGKSTLTDSLVAAAGIIAQEVAGDVRMTDTRADEAERGITIKSTGISLFYQMTPESLEMYKGDRDGDEYLINLIDSPGHVDFSSEVTAALRITDGALVVVDCIEGVCVQTETVLRQALGERIRPVLTVNKMDRCFLELQVEGEEAYQTFSRVIENANVIMATYEDVLLGDVQVYPEKGTVAFSAGLHGWAFTLTNFAKMYASKFGVDEAKMMERLWGENFFDPATKKWTSKNTGTATCKRGFVQFCYEPIKQIIATCMNDQKDKLWPMLKKLGVTMKNDEKDLMGKALMKRVMQTWLPASRALLEMMIFHLPSPSKAQRYRVENLYEGPLDDIYANAIRNCDPDGPLMLYVSKMIPASDKGRFFAFGRVFAGRVATGMKVRIMGPNFVPGQKKDLYVKSVQRTVIWMGKKQESVEDVPCGNTVALVGLDQFITKNATLTNEKEVDACPIRAMKFSVSPVVRVAVQCKVASDLPKLVEGLKRLAKSDPMVLCSIEESGEHIIAGAGELHLEICLKDLQEDFMGGAEIIVSPPVVSFRETVLEKSCRTVMSKSPNKHNRLYMEARPLEEGLAEAIDDGRIGPRDDPKVRSKILSEEFGWDKDLAKKIWCFGPETTGPNMVVDMCKGVQYLNEIKDSVVAGFQWASKEGALAEENMRGICFEVCDVVLHTDAIHRGGGQVIPTARRVIYASQLTAKPRLLEPVYLVEIQAPENALGGIYGVLNQKRGHVFEEMQRPGTPLYNIKAYLPVIESFGFSSTLRAATSGQAFPQCVFDHWDIMSSDPLEAGSQSATLVTEIRKRKGLKEQMTPLSDFEDKL comes from the exons ATGGTGAAGTTCACAGCGGAGGAGCTCCGTGGAATTATGGATAAAAAGAATAATATTCGTAACATGTCTGTTATTGCTCATGTTGACCACG GCAAGTCTACGCTTACGGATTCCCTTGTGGCAGCTGCTGGGATTATCGCCCAGGAAGTTGCTGGTGATGTTCGCATGACTGATACCCGTGCAGATGAGGCAGAACGTGGTATTACAATCAAATCCACGGGTATCTCTCTGTTCTATCAGATGACTCCTGAATCACTTGAGATGTACAAGGGCGACAGGGATGGGGATGaatacctgatcaaccttattgaCTCACCTGGTCACGTTGACTTCTCTTCGGAAGTGACAGCTGCTCTTCGTATCACTGATGGTGCTTTGGTGGTGGTTGACTGTATTGAGGGTGTCTGTGTGCAGACCGAAACTGTGCTGCGCCAAGCTCTTGGTGAGAGGATTAGGCCTGTCCTCACCGTGAACAAGATGGACAGATGCTTCCTTGAGCTTCAAGTGGAAGGTGAGGAAGCATACCAGACTTTCTCCCGTGTCATTGAAAATGCCAATGTCATCATGGCAACATATGAAGATGTGCTCCTTGGTGATGTCCAAGTGTACCCGGAGAAGGGGACTGTTGCATTCTCTGCTGGTTTGCATGGGTGGGCTTTCACCCTTACAAACTTCGCTAAGATGTATGCCTCCAAGTTTGGAGTTGATGAGGCGAAGATGATGGAGAGGCTTTGGGGTGAGAACTTCTTTGACCCAGCCACAAAGAAATGGACCTCCAAGAACACTGGGACAGCTACCTGCAAGAGAGGTTTTGTTCAGTTCTGCTACGAGCCAATCAAGCAAATCATCGCCACCTGCATGAATGATCAGAAGGATAAGTTGTGGCCTATGTTGAAGAAGCTGGGTGTGACCATGAAGAATGATGAGAAGGACTTGATGGGCAAGGCTCTCATGAAGCGTGTGATGCAAACTTGGCTGCCTGCCAGTCGTGCTCTGCTTGAGATGATGATATTTCACCTTCCCTCTCCCTCAAAGGCACAGAGGTATCGTGTGGAGAACTTGTACGAGGGTCCCCTTGATGATATATATGCTAATGCTATCAGAAACTGTGACCCTGATGGTCCTCTTATGCTGTATGTCTCCAAGATGATTCCAGCATCTGACAAGGGTAGGTTCTTTGCCTTTGGACGTGTTTTTGCCGGGAGGGTTGCAACTGGTATGAAGGTCCGTATCATGGGTCCCAACTTTGTTCCTGGCCAGAAGAAGGATCTGTATGTGAAGAGTGTCCAGCGTACTGTTATCTGGATGGGAAAGAAGCAAGAGTCTGTTGAGGATGTTCCCTGTGGTAACACTGTTGCTTTGGTTGGTTTGGATCAGTTCATCACCAAGAATGCAACCCTGACAAATGAGAAGGAAGTTGATGCCTGCCCAATCAGGGCAATGAAGTTCTCTGTGTCCCCTGTTGTGCGTGTTGCCGTTCAGTGCAAGGTGGCATCTGATCTTCCTAAGCTTGTTGAGGGTTTGAAGCGGCTGGCGAAGTCTGACCCTATGGTTCTCTGTAGCATTGAAGAGTCTGGTGAGCATATCATTGCTGGAGCTGGAGAGCTTCACCTTGAAATCTGTTTGAAGGATCTGCAGGAGGACTTCATGGGTGGTGCTGAAATTATTGTTTCCCCTCCCGTCGTCTCCTTCCGTGAGACTGTTCTTGAGAAGTCCTGTCGCACTGTCATGAGCAAGTCCCCCAACAAGCATAACCGTCTTTACATGGAAGCTCGCCCATTGGAGGAGGGATTGGCTGAGGCTATTGATGATGGCCGCATTGGCCCGCGTGATGATCCTAAGGTTCGCTCCAAGATCCTGTCTGAGGAGTTTGGGTGGGACAAGGATCTCGCCAAGAAGATTTGGTGCTTTGGACCTGAGACGACTGGCCCCAACATGGTTGTTGACATGTGTAAGGGAGTGCAGTATCTGAATGAAATCAAGGACTCTGTTGTGGCTGGGTTCCAATGGGCATCGAAAGAAGGTGCTCTGGCTGAGGAGAACATGCGTGGCATTTGCTTTGAGGTCTGTGATGTTGTTCTGCACACTGATGCTATTCACAGGGGTGGTGGTCAGGTCATCCCAACAGCCAGGAGGGTCATTTACGCTTCTCAGCTCACTGCCAAGCCAAGGCTGCTGGAGCCTGTGTACCTGGTTGAGATCCAGGCCCCGGAGAATGCACTTGGCGGTATCTATGGTGTTCTGAATCAGAAGAGAGGGCACGTGTTTGAGGAGATGCAGAGGCCTGGTACCCCGCTGTACAACATCAAGGCTTACCTCCCGGTCATCGAGTCGTTTGGGTTCTCAAGTACCCTCAGGGCGGCGACATCTGGCCAGGCTTTCCCCCAGTGTGTGTTCGACCATTGGGACATCATGTCTTCTGATCCTTTGGAGGCCGGCTCCCAGTCCGCGACCCTTGTCACAGAGATCCGCAAGCGCAAGGGTCTCAAGGAACAGATGACCCCTCTATCTGATTTCGAGGACAAGCTCTAA
- the LOC123123608 gene encoding elongation factor 2 codes for MVKFTAEELRGIMDKKNNIRNMSVIAHVDHGKSTLTDSLVAAAGIIAQEVAGDVRMTDTRADEAERGITIKSTGISLFYQMTPESLEMYKGDRDGDEYLINLIDSPGHVDFSSEVTAALRITDGALVVVDCIEGVCVQTETVLRQALGERIRPVLTVNKMDRCFLELQFEGEEAYQTFSRVIENANVIMATYEDVLLGDVQVYPEKGTVAFSAGLHGWAFTLTNFAKMYASKFGVDEVKMMERLWGENFFDPATKKWTTKNTGTATCKRGFVQFCYEPIKQIIATCMNDQKDKLWPMLKKLGVTMKNDEKDLMGKALMKRVMQTWLPASRALLEMMIFHLPSPSKAQRYRVENLYEGPLDDVYANAIRNCDPDGPLMLYVSKMIPASDKGRFFAFGRVFAGRVATGMKVRIMGPNFVPGQKKDLYVKSVQRTVIWMGKKQESVEDVPCGNTVALVGLDQFITKNATLTNEKEVDACPIRAMKFSVSPVVRVAVQCKVASDLPKLVEGLKRLAKSDPMVLCTIEESGEHIIAGAGELHLEICLKDLQDDFMGGAEIIVSPPVVSFRETVLEKSCRTVMSKSPNKHNRLYMEARPLEEGLAEAIDDGRIGPRDDPKVRSKILSEEFGWDKDLAKKIWCFGPETTGPNMVVDMCKGVQYLNEIKDSVVAGFQWASKEGALCEENMRGICYEVCDVVLHTDAIHRGGGQVIPTARRVIYASQLTAKPRLLEPVYLVEIQAPENALGGIYGVLNQKRGHVFEEMQRQGTPLYNIKAYLPVIESFGFSSTLRAATSGQAFPQCVFDHWDVMASDPLDPGTQSATLVTEIRKRKGLKEQMTPLSDFEDKL; via the exons ATGGTGAAGTTTACTGCGGAGGAGCTCCGCGGAATTATGGACAAGAAAAATAATATTCGTAACATGTCTGTTATTGCTCATGTCGACCACG GCAAGTCTACGCTTACGGATTCCCTTGTGGCAGCTGCTGGGATTATCGCCCAGGAAGTTGCTGGGGATGTTCGCATGACCGATACCCGTGCAGATGAGGCAGAGCGTGGTATTACAATCAAATCCACGGGTATCTCTCTTTTCTATCAGATGACTCCTGAATCACTTGAGATGTACAAGGGCGACAGGGATGGAGATGaatacctgatcaaccttattgatTCACCTGGCCACGTTGACTTTTCTTCGGAAGTCACAGCTGCTCTTCGTATCACTGATGGTGCTTTGGTGGTTGTTGACTGTATTGAGGGTGTCTGTGTGCAGACCGAAACTGTGCTGCGCCAAGCTCTTGGTGAGAGGATTAGGCCCGTCCTCACCGTGAACAAGATGGACAGATGCTTCCTTGAGCTTCAGTTTGAAGGTGAGGAAGCATATCAGACTTTCTCCCGTGTCATCGAAAATGCCAATGTCATCATGGCAACATATGAAGATGTGCTCCTTGGTGATGTCCAAGTGTACCCAGAAAAGGGGACTGTTGCATTCTCTGCTGGTTTGCATGGGTGGGCTTTCACCCTTACAAACTTTGCTAAGATGTATGCCTCCAAGTTTGGTGTTGATGAGGTGAAGATGATGGAGAGGCTGTGGGGTGAGAACTTCTTTGACCCAGCCACAAAGAAATGGACCACCAAGAACACTGGGACAGCTACCTGCAAGAGAGGTTTTGTTCAGTTCTGCTATGAGCCAATCAAGCAAATCATCGCCACCTGCATGAATGATCAGAAGGATAAGTTGTGGCCTATGTTGAAGAAgcttggtgtgaccatgaagaatGATGAGAAGGACTTGATGGGAAAGGCTCTCATGAAGCGTGTGATGCAGACTTGGCTGCCTGCCAGTCGTGCTCTGCTTGAGATGATGATATTTCACCTCCCCTCTCCTTCAAAGGCACAGAGGTATCGTGTGGAGAACTTATACGAGGGCCCCCTTGATGATGTATATGCAAATGCTATCAGAAACTGTGACCCTGACGGTCCTCTTATGCTGTATGTCTCCAAGATGATTCCAGCATCTGACAAGGGTAGATTCTTTGCCTTTGGACGTGTTTTTGCCGGGAGGGTTGCAACTGGCATGAAGGTCCGTATCATGGGTCCCAACTTTGTTCCTGGCCAGAAGAAGGATCTGTATGTGAAGAGTGTCCAGCGTACTGTTATCTGGATGGGAAAGAAGCAAGAGTCTGTTGAGGATGTTCCCTGTGGTAACACTGTTGCTTTGGTTGGTTTGGATCAGTTCATCACCAAGAATGCAACCCTGACAAATGAGAAGGAAGTTGATGCCTGCCCAATCAGGGCAATGAAGTTCTCTGTGTCCCCTGTTGTGCGTGTTGCTGTTCAGTGCAAGGTGGCTTCTGATCTTCCTAAGCTTGTTGAGGGTTTGAAGCGTCTGGCCAAGTCTGATCCTATGGTTCTCTGTACCATTGAAGAGTCTGGTGAGCATATCATTGCTGGAGCTGGAGAGCTTCACCTTGAAATCTGTCTGAAGGATCTGCAGGATGACTTCATGGGTGGTGCTGAAATTATTGTTTCCCCTCCTGTTGTCTCCTTCCGTGAGACTGTTCTGGAGAAGTCCTGCCGTACCGTTATGAGCAAGTCCCCCAACAAGCACAACCGTCTTTACATGGAAGCTCGCCCGTTGGAGGAGGGATTGGCTGAGGCTATCGATGATGGCCGCATTGGCCCGCGTGATGATCCTAAGGTGCGCTCCAAGATCCTGTCTGAGGAGTTTGGGTGGGACAAGGATCTCGCCAAGAAGATTTGGTGCTTTGGACCTGAGACGACTGGCCCCAACATGGTTGTTGACATGTGTAAGGGAGTGCAGTATCTGAATGAAATCAAGGACTCTGTTGTGGCTGGGTTCCAGTGGGCATCAAAAGAAGGAGCATTGTGTGAGGAGAACATGCGTGGTATCTGCTATGAGGTCTGTGATGTTGTTCTCCACACTGATGCTATTCACAGGGGTGGTGGTCAGGTTATCCCAACGGCGAGGAGGGTCATTTACGCTTCTCAGCTCACTGCCAAGCCAAGGCTGCTGGAGCCCGTGTACCTGGTTGAGATCCAGGCCCCGGAGAACGCACTTGGTGGTATCTATGGTGTGCTGAATCAGAAGAGAGGCCACGTGTTCGAGGAGATGCAGAGGCAAGGTACCCCACTCTACAACATCAAGGCCTACCTGCCTGTTATCGAGTCCTTCGGGTTCTCGAGCACCCTGAGGGCCGCGACGTCCGGCCAGGCCTTCCCCCAGTGTGTGTTTGACCACTGGGACGTCATGGCCTCCGATCCTTTGGACCCTGGCACCCAGTCGGCGACGCTCGTGACGGAGATCCGCAAGAGGAAGGGTCTCAAGGAGCAGATGACCCCCCTATCCGACTTCGAGGACAAGCTCTAA